From a single Rosa rugosa chromosome 7, drRosRugo1.1, whole genome shotgun sequence genomic region:
- the LOC133723480 gene encoding serine/threonine-protein phosphatase PP1-like — MDQSVLDDIISRLLEVRGRPGKQVQLSESEIRQLCSASKDIFLQQPNLLELEAPIKICGDIHGQYSDLLRLFEYGGLPPNSNYLFLGDYVDRGKQSLETICLLLAYKIKYPENFFLLRGNHECASINRIYGFYDECKRRFNVRLWKTFTDCFNCLPVAALIDEKILCMHGGLSPELNNLDQIRSLLRPTDVPDTGLLCDLLWSDPSKDVQGWGGNDRGVSYTFGPDTVTEFLEKHDLDLVCRAHQVVEDGYELFANRQLVTIFSAPNYCGEFDNAGAMMSVDDTLMCSFQILKPADKKAKFNLGSLTTAKPGNSSTGVFGSTTTAKPSNTPAGVKSLMQR; from the exons ATGGACCAATCGGTTCTTGATGACATCATCAGCCGTCTTCTTGAAGTCCGAGGCCGACCCGGAAAGCAGGTGCAGCTATCCGAGTCCGAGATCCGACAACTCTGCTCTGCCTCTAAAGATATCTTCTTGCAACAGCCCAATTTGTTAGAGCTTGAAGCACCCATCAAGATTTGTG GTGACATACATGGTCAATACTCGGATCTCTTAAGGCTTTTTGAGTATGGCGGATTACCTCCTAATTCCAATTACTTGTTCTTGGGAGATTATGTGGATCGAGGCAAGCAAAGTTTAGAAACAATATGTCTTCTCCTTGCATACAAAATAAAGTACCCTGAGAATTTTTTCCTCTTGAGAGGAAACCATGAATGTGCTTCTATAAACCGTATATATGGATTTTATGATGAGTGTAAGAGAAGATTCAATGTGAGGCTATGGAAGACATTTACGGATTGTTTCAACTGCCTACCAGTTGCAGCCCTGATTGATGAAAAGATTCTCTGCATGCATGGGGGTCTTTCTCCTGAGCTGAATAATTTAGATCAAATTAGATCTTTACTCCGGCCAACTGATGTACCAGATACAGGTTTACTCTGTGATCTTCTCTGGTCTGATCCCAGTAAAGATGTTCAAGGTTGGGGAGGGAACGACCGGGGAGTGTCCTACACATTTGGTCCTGATACAGTGACGGAGTTTCTTGAGAAGCATGATTTGGATCTCGTTTGTCGTGCTCACCAG GTTGTGGAGGATGGGTACGAGTTATTTGCCAACCGCCAACTTGTGACAATATTTTCAGCACCTAATTATTGTGGGGAATTCGATAATGCTGGTGCCATGATGAGTGTGGATGACACATTAATGTGCTCTTTCCAAATATTAAAACCTGCAGACAAGAAAGCGAAGTTTAACTTGGGTAGCCTAACTACAGCTAAGCCTGGAAATTCTTCTACTGGTGTTTTTGGGAGCACAACTACAGCTAAGCCTAGCAATACTCCAGCAGGAGTCAAG TCCTTGATGCAGAGGTGA